CCGAAATGCCACGGAATTTCCCAGTTTGGATTTTGAATATCTGAAGGATAGTATGTGAAGGATAACATTTGTTGTGTGAAATTAAAGACTTTTATTAGGAAGTGAATTTGATGTTGAAAAACGAAAGTGCCTCTAAAACGTAATCCAGAAGACTTTATCCTCTTGACTTTCactgttttttaattaaaaattagaataatccACGTGTCAGCGTCAACTTGAAAATATACTCCTAAGAATAATCTTCTGGATTagtattattattgtattaatcAAATCTGAAAACCTATTGGATTCTTTCATTGTTCCTAactaatttttagtttttttttaaaattaaatgagaaaaaatataaaattttaattaatagagataatgaatttttttatctttattttatataaactaatttttaattatttaaattaaaatttaaaaaataattttttatggtttttttattattagataaattttgtcattttttacttttctttttctcctttttagtCTCTTTTTTGATCGTTTCTCTAAAGACAAAGTGAGTTGTTCTagataaaaatagattactgtaattaaattaaatatttatttgaaaataaatggGATAATCACTGAGTAGAATATTTTTGCTTcttgaaaaaattaaagaaaataaaaaaaatcttggaCCAAACCCAAACCCGTTTGTTTCCCAAGAACCAATTTGATGATTTGATGAGAAGTAGAGGTGAGAAACAAACCCGAACAGCCGCAAAGAGAGGAAAACATGAACAGGTTGGTTTCAGCTTATTCGCCAACTTCAACTATCTGTTCTTTCATTCAATCCAAACCCCATCAAAGCCGCCGTTTCAACAACCCAGTCGAATCACTCACTGTCACTTCTCCTGCTCTGCCATGTTCCTCATATCTTAAGCTTAAAAGTCTTAGCTTTGGTGGAGCAAAACCGCCTAAAACACTGATACTGCAATGTAATAGCAGCACCAACCCTAGCCCTCCTGGTTCCGGTTCAATCCctcaaatttatctctttttaattattaaattgtcTTTAATTTAGGTTTCTTATGAATCTTTTGAACTTTTAATGCAAAAGAAATGGTGggtatttgtcatttttcttaattttgtgtATATGTAAGTTGCAATGGAGGAAAAAGATACAAGCAGGTAATAGCGTGCTGAATATTGCAGGTGATGGTGAGAGCAGGAATATATTGGATGCATTTTTCTTGGGGAAGGCTGTAGCAGAAGCCGTTAATGAGCGAGTTGAGTCAGCAGTTGGGGAGTTTTTTAGTACAATTGGTAGGTTGCAAGCGGAGCGACAAAAGCAAGTCCAGGAATTTCAGGTAGAGCATATCAATTTGCAATTAGGGCACTTTTTCGTCGTCATTAGTGATAAGAAGTATATCTTTTCTATCTTCAACCTTCTATATGCTAGCTTCGGCTTCGCAATTAGTTGGAAGATCACTTATAGGTTGTTTTGTCATATGGAAAGTGAAAAACTGGAAGTGGTCTCAAACATCTTTTGTGTTTGAAGTAGTAGAAATTTGAGGCCATGAGTCTGTATCTTTTCTTGCACAGCAAAATAAGAATTAATGGTGCCTTTCTTTGTCAATATGAAGCTACACAGCACTGTGATTATAATTTGTTAAGAATTCATTATATTTGGCTTATTAAGAAGAAATGTGAATTCCAAAATGATCGATAATATCTGATTGTGTGATTTTAAAGAAATCAATTGTTGAGAATGTGATATTAGTCATCATGTGGGACAAGCTTAGCTTAGCCTTTCATATATCTTTTGACTAGATGCCATCTCTCCCAGACACTAAACTGACCCTGAGAAGAAAATTGGAAGATTGACATTTAATTTTTGGTGATTGAACATGCAAGATTCATGTTTCTTGATAATCTCTGTTATAAATATGCTTAAGTAATGACTGCATGCTATAAGCTTCTAAATCCCTTTCATACTTGTATATCCTGTGTCATCATTACTCATGCCACTCTGTCTTCACCAATACAAAGAAGTCTTAGTGAGCAATACTTGTTTTCTGAAAAATAATTGTAGAATAAGtttcatgtttttgttgatATAGATTATACCCTAGTGCTTGCACAAcgtttttgttatattattttaggtGTGCAGCAGATTTTGGGATGCAATTTACCAATCTAATATGAGCATAGCATGATTTTTAGTGCTCAACTAACTtgttccccccccccccctctaaAAATGCATATGCTTTTGTGAGTGATTATTGCAGGAAGATGTACTTGAAAGAGCCAAAAAAGCAAAGGAGAAAGCTGCACGCGAAGCAATGGAGGCACGAGGACTTATCCCCAAGTTCAGTACAGAAAACACAACATCAATCACTCTTGATTCTACTACTTCAACAGCTTCAGGTCTGAACGCCAACACTCTAACTCCTCCAAGTCCATCTGCCTCTGAATCAGATCCAAATCCTGCTGAGCAGGACCCTGTTTTAGGAGTGTCAGATGAGGACTAAGCATTTATATCCTTGGCTTAGCGGGTGCCTGAAAAGGTTTACAATATAGACTGATCTGTATTATGGTATAAATCACACCTTGATTAGTGACAGTTAGTTTGGTTCTTATAGCATAGTCCATTGAATCATGAATAAGTTCGGTTCTTTTTTCCTGTTTGAAACCTTTTTATAAGAATGGGAGGCAGACGGAATCTTGTTTTGGTTTGCTTTTCCTGATTCAAAAAACTTCATAagatacataaaaataattgatagaTGGAGTTGAAACTCACTGCACCCACTCCACTCCATAATGTTGTGGATACAGTGGGCCAAACAGCTGTGGTTAATTCTTgttttacatgaaaaaaaaaaatccaatgtGAAGTAGGCATTATCTTCATTATGTCTTCCCAGTGTCTGAAAATTGAAggttaaaataagaaaaaaaatcgtTTGATGCTATATCGCTCTACAAAATGATTTgtacaatttttgttttcagtAATGGAATAAAGGCCAGTCAATGCCCGTTGACTTAAATACTCCATAATGCAATCGAAATCTAGAAGTACCAGCTAACGTCTCACTTTAGACTCTGGCTACTGTGTAACGAGGAAGTTGCAAGATTGCATTCCCTCAGATCATAGAGAAAATTGAACTGAAGGTGGTCCATATAATGTGCTACATAAAAGATATTAAGTTATTGTACCAGAAAGCCCAACTTctgattttcaaaaattttctctAAAGTTGCTCCATATCTAAGCTGAAAGCCGAAAAATCGAATTGATAAAACTTCAGACTTAAACTCTATACTATGGGTTAAAGCCAAGCACAGCCCAAGGGGGGAATCAGAACAAGTTAATAACCATGCAAGACATATTGCGCAaatattgatttgataattttttagacaTTAATTTATGCAGAATACTCACAAAACTTAATGGAATAAATGCCCATTTAAAAGTTCTTAATAAAAGCATTTGAAATCCTGTAATCTCATATTTGGATGTAAGTAGTCCCCTAAAGAGAAGAAAGCCTCCACCGTTTAGTTTTTCTTAGCTATTGTCATCACTCACCATCAAACTGCACACCAGACAAGGGCACTTCAGCTATGATTGGAGATTCATCATCACTAGCATCCGTGGCAGATCCCTTCTTGACATAATCCACTTTGAAATCATAATCATCATCCATGGCATCCACTTTCTTGGCCTTTTTCCTCCTCTTCATTTCtgcctttttcatttttgtattaAGTATTCCTTCCGCTGAATATAGTTTCTCATTCTGCCTGCTTGTGGCAGCTAATCCTTTAGTTTTTCTTGCATTGTCATCTTCAGCTCCCATGGGCTCGTCATTCTCATTGTTAGATATATCCTGCAGTCCTTCATTAACTTTAGCTGATGCTTGTTGCAAATCTTCCTGAGTACAACAAATGCAAAAGTGTGAGACCTTTCGATAGGGATTTGCATTTAATGTTTTTTCATATATTGCTAGTATTCATTGATTCATACATTTACAACAATATGCGGAAGACATTTGAAAAAGTTGGGCAGTCCTCTAGCGATTAGACAGCAACCTTAAACAATAGAAAGTATTACAAACCTCTAGcattgtttcatcaaaattgaGTGGACAACTAGGAGGTACTTCAACAGGATGGAAGTCGCCAATGGACTTGAGGCTTCCAATGAATGAAGATTCACCATTATATATCTCATCAACATTAAATTCTTTACTGAGCTCTGAAACAATCTTTGCTTCCGAAGATTCTTCTTGATTCCTGGATGGGGGCATAGTGTAATATGGAATTTTACCTGGAATACATCAAATCATAGCACCTGTTGACTCAGCACTGAATGTCTCTTCCTTTCTATGCAATATATAGTATTTTTCCATTATTTCATCCTGTTTTCTGAGTGTATTAAgactaaaattaaattcaataagcATCAGCAAATCTGTACCTTCATTCCAGTCGTGCAGAATAATTCTTGCAGCAGCTTCAACATCCACAACACCACCCTTTTTAAGCTTACCCCTAACAGTCGCTACCTTCTGCAAGAAGTCATCAACTGAATCAAAGCTTGGGACTTTGTACAATGTTACCAACAGTGTGGCTGGGCAAAGCTTGAGAATTTCCTTCACTGGGTcatccataaaaaatatatgtgagTGCCAAAAAGTAATGAACAACACCATCAATAAACAAGAAGATTATGTAGCGTCACATATGATCATACATGCAGGAAACACTTTCTATtagtaaaacaaataaaaaaatactactTATCGATTAGAAAATTCACAATACAGCAGTTGAGCATTTTGTACATAAACTCCAGAAATTTAAGAAAACTGGTGGATGTTCAATTACCAGGTCCAACTGGATCTTCTAACTTTTCAATTCTTTTGCAGTTTCGAAGAGCTACAGAAGCATCATTCTCCCCTGATTTAATCATTACAATACCAGGGCAGTCCAACAATTTAACATTCTTGTCTAAATGAACTTCTTGCATTGATCTGGTTAACCCTGGAGTAGCCCCAACATTTAC
This sequence is a window from Mangifera indica cultivar Alphonso chromosome 5, CATAS_Mindica_2.1, whole genome shotgun sequence. Protein-coding genes within it:
- the LOC123215590 gene encoding uncharacterized protein At4g13200, chloroplastic encodes the protein MNRLVSAYSPTSTICSFIQSKPHQSRRFNNPVESLTVTSPALPCSSYLKLKSLSFGGAKPPKTLILQCNSSTNPSPPGSGDGESRNILDAFFLGKAVAEAVNERVESAVGEFFSTIGRLQAERQKQVQEFQEDVLERAKKAKEKAAREAMEARGLIPKFSTENTTSITLDSTTSTASGLNANTLTPPSPSASESDPNPAEQDPVLGVSDED
- the LOC123215591 gene encoding guanine nucleotide-binding protein-like NSN1; translated protein: MVKKSKKSKSKRVSLKQKYKVIKKVKEHHKKKAKEAKKLNLNRKRKVEKDPGIPNDWPFKEQELKALEARRARAIEELEQKKAARKERAQKRKLGLLEDGDSATAGEQDFGEGKSSDYSTGFQKNWDNSDRAFYKELVKVIEASDVILEVLDARDPLGTRCVDMEKMVMKAGPDKHLVLLLNKIDLVPRESVEKWLKYLREELPAMAFKCSTQEQRSNLGWKTTKASKSSKLLQTSDCLGAETLIKLLKNYSRSHEIKKSITVGIVGLPNVGKSSLINSLKRCHVVNVGATPGLTRSMQEVHLDKNVKLLDCPGIVMIKSGENDASVALRNCKRIEKLEDPVGPVKEILKLCPATLLVTLYKVPSFDSVDDFLQKVATVRGKLKKGGVVDVEAAARIILHDWNEGKIPYYTMPPSRNQEESSEAKIVSELSKEFNVDEIYNGESSFIGSLKSIGDFHPVEVPPSCPLNFDETMLEEDLQQASAKVNEGLQDISNNENDEPMGAEDDNARKTKGLAATSRQNEKLYSAEGILNTKMKKAEMKRRKKAKKVDAMDDDYDFKVDYVKKGSATDASDDESPIIAEVPLSGVQFDGE